A genomic region of Halobacteriovorax sp. JY17 contains the following coding sequences:
- a CDS encoding SpoIIE family protein phosphatase has protein sequence MTGLLVSSISLYAIFALGLFEKDKSAYIYGNSSEANVSFNQRMESYLNSSFEKLHILSYMPKDKIKNILSGYEDVFHLELISSEGKEDTFYNISKIEDIGLSVEEYKKIIKSYSQENREGFRIINDESTSFLFLKYKNKESGLTLLMYLNTTKLEEISSSFSQYESYILNLDGTPFWGNSRESYLDEILESKLKEATIVVDKGSPKILSFKFNTKYSLVFITEILRSEAYKVNDYLIGKSKVFGLVVLSLSGFIALLFSRSLTSPIEKLYDLTLSISKGEFNKKADIHSRDEIGALGDSINYMSEEILRYMDEMKEKARLENEIETAKYVQSTYFPEEEISLKEFSISSFYKPASECGGDWWGYVEDEDRLVLLITDATGHGVPAALLTATAHCCLENLKQNGRDILKSPAAVLEFMNTSIQCLEGKMLMTAFCSVLDKKKGKVIYANASHNPPLFVGKDISLGQKNNFKPLLGSIGPRLGHKEKGDYKDEYLDLSSVDRILFFTDGILESKNKSEKEYGQRRFLKSLNGHMSEDNSNFRKSVVQDAFDFYEECPIDDDITIVSVSVNCGSGGVEFSISDDELESELKKKILLNAPILVTDKAVNLENTFYISNLSDNENVLTLKNNPKLNHLVGRNSQDLASEILHNMNNCQSNLSLGEYLDEYRFHNTTVKSKEDFLKINNLLGTLDVDGYFESPIDYLKIISNELLTNAIYHSGEGELFNKRSTMERSETPVLSESESIDYSLAVGANHIAICVIDFTGRLNREVIINNLERSFREREHQNKDGGAGLGLFLAFSYSNQFIVRTHPGKRTEVICIIEKNKRFKTYKERVTSFHYFEVKEEA, from the coding sequence ATGACGGGCTTGTTGGTAAGTTCTATTTCTCTCTATGCTATTTTTGCTCTTGGACTCTTTGAAAAAGATAAGTCTGCCTATATCTATGGAAATAGTAGTGAAGCAAATGTCTCTTTCAATCAGAGAATGGAGAGTTATCTTAATTCATCGTTTGAAAAACTACATATCCTTAGCTATATGCCTAAAGATAAAATCAAAAATATTCTTTCTGGTTATGAAGATGTTTTTCACTTGGAGCTTATTTCGTCAGAAGGGAAAGAGGATACTTTCTATAATATTAGCAAAATAGAAGATATTGGCCTTTCAGTAGAAGAGTATAAGAAAATTATTAAAAGTTACTCCCAGGAAAATAGAGAAGGATTTAGGATTATAAATGATGAATCTACTTCATTCTTATTCTTAAAGTATAAGAATAAAGAAAGTGGTCTAACTTTATTAATGTATTTAAATACGACAAAGTTAGAAGAGATTTCATCTTCTTTTTCGCAGTATGAATCGTATATCTTAAATTTAGATGGAACACCTTTTTGGGGAAATTCTAGAGAGAGTTATCTAGATGAAATCTTAGAGAGTAAGCTTAAAGAGGCGACTATCGTTGTTGATAAAGGTAGTCCTAAAATTCTATCTTTTAAATTCAATACAAAGTATAGCCTTGTATTTATAACTGAAATCTTGAGAAGTGAAGCCTATAAGGTAAACGATTATCTTATTGGAAAATCAAAAGTGTTTGGTCTTGTAGTTCTCTCTCTCTCTGGTTTTATTGCTCTACTTTTTTCAAGGTCTCTCACGTCACCAATTGAAAAACTCTATGATTTGACTCTTTCAATTTCAAAAGGAGAATTTAATAAGAAGGCTGATATCCATTCCCGTGATGAAATTGGAGCCCTTGGTGATTCTATAAACTATATGAGTGAGGAAATTCTTCGCTATATGGATGAGATGAAAGAGAAGGCTAGACTTGAGAATGAAATCGAAACTGCAAAATATGTACAATCAACATACTTTCCTGAGGAAGAGATTTCGTTAAAAGAATTTTCTATATCATCATTCTATAAGCCAGCAAGTGAGTGTGGAGGAGATTGGTGGGGCTATGTTGAAGATGAAGATAGGCTTGTTCTTCTTATTACTGATGCTACTGGACATGGTGTTCCTGCCGCCCTTTTAACTGCAACGGCACATTGTTGCCTTGAGAATTTAAAACAAAATGGACGAGATATTCTGAAGTCTCCCGCTGCTGTTTTAGAATTTATGAATACTTCTATTCAGTGTCTAGAAGGGAAAATGTTAATGACGGCATTTTGCAGTGTCTTGGATAAAAAGAAAGGTAAGGTTATATATGCAAATGCTTCACATAACCCTCCCTTATTTGTAGGGAAGGATATTAGTCTAGGTCAAAAGAATAACTTTAAACCTTTGCTTGGAAGTATTGGTCCTCGTCTTGGTCATAAAGAGAAAGGTGATTATAAAGACGAATATTTAGATTTAAGCAGTGTCGATAGAATTTTATTTTTTACAGATGGGATTTTAGAATCTAAGAATAAATCTGAAAAAGAGTATGGACAGAGACGGTTTTTAAAGTCTTTAAATGGCCATATGAGTGAAGATAATTCAAACTTCAGAAAGAGTGTTGTTCAGGACGCATTTGATTTCTACGAAGAATGCCCTATTGATGACGACATAACGATTGTTAGTGTTTCAGTCAACTGTGGGAGCGGAGGAGTTGAGTTCAGCATCTCTGATGATGAGTTGGAAAGTGAATTGAAGAAGAAAATTTTATTAAATGCTCCCATTCTTGTCACCGATAAAGCGGTCAACCTCGAAAATACTTTTTATATCTCTAATCTCTCGGATAATGAGAATGTTTTAACTTTAAAAAATAATCCAAAACTAAATCATTTAGTTGGAAGAAATTCACAGGATTTAGCTTCTGAAATTTTACATAACATGAATAACTGCCAAAGTAATTTATCTCTTGGTGAATATTTAGATGAGTATAGATTTCATAATACGACAGTAAAGTCTAAGGAAGACTTTTTAAAAATAAATAACCTTCTAGGAACTCTTGATGTGGATGGATATTTTGAAAGTCCTATTGATTACCTGAAAATTATTAGTAATGAATTGTTAACAAATGCCATTTACCACTCGGGTGAAGGAGAGCTTTTTAATAAGAGATCAACTATGGAGAGAAGTGAGACTCCTGTTCTAAGTGAGTCTGAATCCATTGATTATTCTTTGGCAGTTGGGGCGAACCATATCGCTATCTGTGTTATAGATTTTACGGGAAGACTTAATCGAGAAGTGATAATAAACAATCTGGAAAGAAGCTTTAGAGAAAGGGAGCATCAAAATAAGGATGGTGGAGCTGGGTTGGGATTATTTCTTGCCTTTTCATATTCTAATCAATTCATTGTTAGAACTCATCCCGGTAAGAGAACAGAAGTCATTTGCATAATCGAAAAAAATAAGAGATTTAAAACCTATAAAGAAAGAGTTACATCGTTTCATTATTTTGAAGTAAAGGAAGAAGCATGA
- a CDS encoding FecR domain-containing protein yields MNYKKLDYFLLPFTFLCFLVSTYFLVADQIISNLTQINSIGIITSKTNTVKTKRGDSLFWSNAHNGGKLDQSDKIYTHENSEAKIEIENGPKLNISENTLLSLSQFLKNKEITVSKGFIVAELSNEREEFKVKLGEKIVTLNSKSAKVRISTSKNNSSVSILDGQVEIKEDKNITKAKKGQVITKVENEEIQVSDITANLISPTINEDVFLKENSPSVNFKWTGEESGVLQISKDYSFRKVLISKKTVNFQDRIVLNPGRYFWRIKVKEKKSIVQSFTAIPERSTTLTSPSANTIFPYRERSPQILFNWKDSFFTSFEVSINDNVQIVRNRDYLTTNTLPEGIYKWKVRPLNSDKSLWSKEAIFTIKSPPLPESPILIAPLNNHEVILFPNSRAVFRWSASNQKKYLFQISTDSSFDNIVFQEETITNKLEMNIKKSGKFYWRVKSIDNLQRETNFSIPNAVSINLYETNMIPASGAKLVINKPSKKVEFKWKDLRTKENKKVAYTFELSRDDSFSTIEKSELVKTNYIETSIPKIGTYYWRTKVVIEGKPPYYGAPQRVTISPTPPPSKPKIQDKLEVELKINYIIDGIKRIFSSFMNFLIPTVSAAEVNTSAQIKWDKIADTKKYFLEIYLDNDLKEKILEVELSENEYTLKNFKEGTYYWRIATLDFWNRRSEFSNLSILSLKLPEVVKKISKVSLNFPRKNFSFEGKKKFIQFKWKKSPEAIKYQIYLSKKSDFSSTYLMRTITKNQYSISISAGKYFWKVVAFNKYDRSIESDSNYFTIAPIKEKRNTTLHTKSIPEYKNKSFLYFQYDIALSEISQTYSNYSISAKDPIFTSLELGAHHLLSKAALNFKVRRFSGKVFNEESYGVLALETSYEYSITKNLATTLGLSLNNFKSYSRENSIIKSKSNSSLSVPISLSYNSFFKENRNRLTLSYSIGSFSKILIQNTFDFNFKEKNFFSIGAGFESYSASLDESDFKISNILGSLRYNISY; encoded by the coding sequence ATGAATTATAAGAAACTTGATTACTTTCTTCTACCTTTCACCTTTCTGTGCTTTCTTGTAAGTACATACTTTCTAGTTGCCGATCAAATTATTTCAAACCTTACTCAAATAAATTCGATTGGAATTATTACTTCAAAAACAAATACTGTAAAAACTAAGAGAGGAGATAGCCTCTTTTGGAGTAATGCACACAATGGTGGAAAGCTTGATCAAAGTGATAAGATTTATACTCATGAAAACTCAGAAGCTAAAATTGAAATTGAAAATGGCCCTAAGCTCAATATTTCAGAGAATACACTATTATCCTTATCTCAATTTTTAAAAAATAAAGAAATCACTGTATCAAAAGGCTTTATTGTTGCTGAGCTAAGTAATGAGAGAGAAGAATTCAAAGTAAAACTTGGTGAGAAAATTGTAACTTTAAATAGTAAGAGCGCGAAGGTACGAATCTCAACATCTAAGAATAACTCTTCCGTTTCCATTCTTGATGGACAAGTGGAAATAAAAGAAGACAAAAACATAACTAAAGCTAAAAAGGGTCAAGTCATAACAAAAGTAGAAAATGAAGAAATACAGGTTAGTGACATTACTGCAAATCTAATATCCCCTACAATTAACGAAGATGTCTTTCTAAAGGAGAATAGCCCTAGTGTTAACTTCAAGTGGACAGGTGAAGAATCTGGTGTTTTACAGATCTCCAAAGATTACTCATTCAGAAAAGTTTTAATTTCAAAGAAAACTGTAAACTTTCAAGATAGAATTGTACTAAATCCAGGAAGGTATTTTTGGAGAATAAAAGTTAAAGAAAAGAAAAGTATAGTTCAATCATTTACCGCTATTCCAGAAAGATCGACTACTCTTACCTCTCCTAGTGCTAATACTATATTTCCTTACCGAGAAAGAAGTCCTCAAATACTTTTCAATTGGAAAGATTCATTCTTTACGAGTTTTGAAGTTTCCATTAATGATAATGTTCAAATTGTAAGAAATAGAGACTACTTAACAACCAACACTCTCCCTGAAGGAATATATAAATGGAAAGTCAGACCTCTGAATTCTGACAAGTCACTTTGGTCAAAAGAGGCCATATTTACAATAAAGAGTCCTCCTCTACCAGAGTCACCAATCCTAATTGCGCCACTTAATAACCACGAAGTTATCCTCTTTCCGAATTCGAGGGCGGTTTTCAGATGGAGTGCTTCCAATCAAAAGAAATACCTCTTTCAGATATCTACAGACTCAAGTTTTGATAACATCGTATTTCAAGAAGAGACGATAACAAATAAATTAGAGATGAATATTAAGAAGTCTGGAAAATTCTACTGGCGAGTAAAGTCAATTGATAACTTACAAAGAGAAACAAATTTCTCTATTCCAAATGCGGTCTCCATTAATCTTTACGAAACAAATATGATACCAGCTTCTGGTGCAAAACTAGTGATTAACAAACCAAGTAAGAAAGTTGAATTTAAATGGAAAGACTTAAGAACTAAAGAAAATAAAAAAGTTGCATATACTTTTGAATTATCAAGAGATGATTCCTTTTCGACTATTGAAAAATCAGAGCTTGTAAAAACCAATTACATCGAAACCAGTATCCCCAAAATAGGTACATATTATTGGAGAACAAAGGTTGTAATCGAAGGAAAACCTCCATACTATGGTGCCCCACAGCGAGTTACCATTAGCCCTACACCTCCTCCTTCAAAGCCGAAGATTCAAGATAAGTTAGAAGTAGAATTAAAAATTAATTACATAATTGATGGAATAAAGAGAATTTTTTCAAGCTTTATGAATTTTCTAATACCAACGGTATCTGCAGCAGAAGTAAATACTTCGGCACAAATAAAATGGGATAAGATTGCAGATACCAAGAAGTACTTTCTAGAAATTTACTTAGACAACGATTTAAAAGAAAAGATTTTAGAAGTTGAGCTATCTGAAAATGAATATACTTTAAAGAACTTCAAAGAAGGTACTTACTACTGGAGAATTGCGACACTGGATTTTTGGAATAGAAGAAGTGAATTTTCAAATCTATCAATACTTAGCTTAAAGTTACCTGAAGTAGTAAAGAAAATATCAAAAGTATCACTTAATTTCCCTAGAAAAAACTTTTCATTTGAGGGGAAAAAGAAATTTATTCAATTTAAATGGAAGAAGTCACCAGAGGCCATAAAGTATCAAATTTATCTTTCAAAGAAATCCGATTTTTCATCCACTTATTTAATGAGAACAATAACTAAGAATCAATACTCTATTTCAATTTCTGCGGGTAAGTACTTCTGGAAAGTCGTCGCATTTAATAAGTACGATAGAAGTATAGAGAGTGACTCGAACTACTTCACGATTGCTCCCATAAAAGAAAAAAGAAACACAACTCTCCATACTAAATCAATTCCTGAATATAAGAATAAATCATTTCTTTATTTCCAATACGATATTGCTCTGTCTGAAATATCACAAACTTACTCTAATTATTCTATATCAGCAAAAGACCCCATCTTCACTTCACTTGAATTAGGAGCACATCACCTTCTAAGTAAAGCGGCCCTAAATTTTAAGGTAAGAAGATTTTCAGGAAAAGTTTTTAACGAGGAAAGTTACGGTGTCTTAGCTCTTGAAACAAGTTATGAATATTCTATAACAAAGAACTTAGCTACAACTCTAGGCCTATCTTTAAATAACTTCAAGAGCTATAGCAGAGAAAATAGTATCATTAAATCTAAGAGTAACTCATCTCTATCAGTACCCATTTCTCTTAGTTACAACTCATTTTTTAAAGAGAATAGAAATAGATTAACTCTCTCCTATTCAATTGGTTCTTTTTCAAAAATACTCATTCAAAATACATTTGATTTTAATTTTAAAGAGAAAAATTTCTTTAGTATTGGTGCAGGATTTGAAAGTTACAGTGCAAGTCTTGATGAAAGTGACTTTAAAATATCAAATATATTGGGATCTCTTAGATATAATATTTCCTATTAA
- a CDS encoding phosphatase PAP2 family protein, whose amino-acid sequence MKIFSTILLLLSSLNSFSKDHAWYSDFISPVTTDAKYITMGGLAATLMVYSNKSHRTYRKRDSLDQAKPFKDYGIVGDIMGRGLLNATYAIGFLAHGYFAENDNSLRSGEHMAKASLYATSLVMVTKFLVSERRPGYPDDDDSFPSGHAAGSFAFASVVAARHGWYWGGAAYSVASFISISRINDDFHYLHDVVAGATIGAAFGWGTYYNYKSGKPYFLAPILVDDGGGLNISWSY is encoded by the coding sequence ATGAAAATATTTTCAACAATACTTCTACTACTTAGCTCTTTAAATTCATTTTCAAAAGACCATGCATGGTACAGTGACTTTATAAGTCCTGTGACGACTGACGCTAAGTACATTACCATGGGAGGCCTCGCTGCAACTCTTATGGTCTATTCAAATAAATCTCACAGAACTTACAGAAAGAGAGATTCACTAGATCAAGCGAAACCATTTAAAGACTACGGTATAGTTGGAGATATAATGGGTAGGGGCCTTCTAAATGCCACCTACGCCATAGGTTTTCTTGCTCACGGGTACTTTGCCGAAAATGATAATAGTTTGCGCAGTGGAGAGCATATGGCCAAAGCCTCTTTATATGCAACATCTCTAGTTATGGTCACAAAATTCTTAGTAAGTGAAAGACGACCAGGCTATCCAGATGATGATGACTCTTTTCCTTCTGGTCACGCTGCGGGATCGTTTGCTTTTGCCTCTGTCGTAGCGGCAAGACACGGTTGGTACTGGGGTGGAGCTGCATACTCCGTTGCAAGTTTTATTTCAATAAGTAGAATAAATGATGACTTTCATTATCTCCACGATGTTGTGGCAGGAGCAACAATAGGAGCCGCATTTGGCTGGGGAACCTATTACAACTACAAGTCAGGTAAACCTTACTTTCTAGCTCCAATACTTGTCGATGATGGTGGAGGATTAAATATAAGCTGGAGTTATTAG
- a CDS encoding DUF4442 domain-containing protein, protein MKLIRFWPPYLGAGIYVKSINKIFTEVEVRMKQRFFNTNYVGTHFGGSLYSMCDPFLMFILLHHLKDEHIVWDKGASIDYVIPAKGEVRVVFKTSLDEIETIKKECLRSFSFEPKYAVEILDEENKVVARVNKTLYIRRKDAKKLFSKK, encoded by the coding sequence TTGAAATTAATAAGATTTTGGCCCCCATATCTTGGAGCTGGAATTTATGTTAAGTCTATTAATAAGATTTTTACTGAAGTAGAAGTCAGGATGAAGCAGAGGTTTTTCAACACAAATTATGTTGGAACACATTTTGGAGGCTCTCTCTACTCTATGTGTGATCCTTTTCTTATGTTTATACTTCTCCATCATTTAAAGGATGAGCACATCGTTTGGGATAAGGGGGCTAGTATAGACTATGTGATACCAGCAAAGGGGGAGGTTCGTGTGGTTTTTAAAACTTCTCTAGATGAAATTGAAACTATTAAGAAAGAATGTTTACGATCATTTAGTTTTGAACCTAAGTATGCAGTTGAAATACTTGATGAAGAAAATAAAGTAGTAGCTCGAGTAAATAAAACTTTATATATTCGAAGAAAAGACGCAAAAAAATTGTTCAGCAAAAAGTAA
- a CDS encoding response regulator, protein MKKKFNVLVIDDEEKICKIIKIFLDMSSRFSNVVLARDALEGMMKLNNQEFDLIIVDKSMPNRTGLEFVENLKKSFKLSKIRVLLISGCLTKEETLLAMKIGVKDILVKPFNRQRLMEKVEAILKF, encoded by the coding sequence ATGAAGAAGAAGTTTAATGTTCTTGTGATTGATGATGAAGAGAAAATTTGTAAGATAATAAAAATATTCTTGGATATGTCTTCAAGATTTAGCAATGTTGTTCTTGCAAGAGATGCTCTCGAAGGAATGATGAAGTTAAATAACCAAGAGTTTGATTTGATTATTGTAGATAAATCAATGCCAAATAGAACAGGACTTGAATTTGTAGAGAATCTTAAAAAATCTTTTAAACTTAGTAAAATAAGAGTACTTTTGATTTCAGGTTGCTTAACAAAAGAAGAAACTCTCTTGGCCATGAAAATAGGTGTGAAGGATATTTTAGTAAAGCCATTTAACAGGCAGAGACTTATGGAGAAAGTTGAAGCGATTTTAAAGTTCTAA
- a CDS encoding multidrug effflux MFS transporter has product MSKNIEKSLLITLGALAAFGPMTIDLYLPAFVEIGKDLLVATEDIQYSLTSFLAGLSIGQLIYGPISDRFGRKKPLLFGIIIFIITSVLISFAQNLETLIGLRFIQALGSCVGMVITRAIIRDMFEPREAAKVFSLVILIMGVAPVIAPVLGTQILLLFNWRMIFIFLALFGCLTLVGSIFKVPETLKNSVPLKKGFVNYFHLLKDRQFIIAALVSGTITAGMFSYIAGSAFVFLNIFKVSTGTYPIIFGANAFGFIVCSQVNARLLNTYSIDAILEKASIFALFAALCTFLSVTFHLSLPFFLVPLFCSIGSIGFIIPNITAKALEFQHERAAVASAMMGSIQFCVSSLGSVLVTVFANGTAWPLVTTLLVFNSLTFLLYFFGIKSEG; this is encoded by the coding sequence ATGTCTAAAAATATTGAAAAATCACTTCTCATTACTCTAGGTGCCTTGGCGGCTTTTGGGCCAATGACAATTGATCTATATCTTCCGGCTTTTGTTGAGATTGGGAAGGATCTCTTAGTCGCAACCGAAGATATACAATACTCTCTAACATCGTTTCTTGCAGGCCTTTCAATCGGTCAGCTAATTTATGGACCCATTTCTGACAGATTTGGAAGAAAGAAACCATTATTATTTGGAATTATAATATTTATTATAACTTCAGTGCTTATTTCATTTGCTCAAAACTTGGAAACATTAATTGGACTAAGATTTATTCAAGCTCTTGGTTCATGTGTTGGAATGGTTATCACTAGAGCTATAATAAGAGACATGTTCGAGCCAAGAGAGGCTGCAAAAGTATTCTCTCTTGTCATTCTCATTATGGGGGTCGCTCCTGTTATTGCTCCTGTTTTAGGCACTCAGATTCTTTTGTTATTTAATTGGAGAATGATTTTTATTTTCCTAGCTCTTTTTGGCTGCTTAACTCTTGTAGGTTCTATCTTCAAAGTTCCCGAAACATTGAAAAATAGTGTTCCTCTCAAAAAAGGATTTGTAAATTACTTTCATTTATTGAAAGATAGGCAGTTTATAATTGCTGCACTTGTAAGTGGAACAATTACAGCAGGCATGTTCTCTTATATCGCCGGTTCCGCCTTTGTTTTCTTAAATATTTTTAAAGTTTCTACGGGGACATATCCAATTATTTTTGGAGCAAATGCATTTGGCTTCATTGTTTGCTCTCAGGTAAATGCAAGACTATTAAATACGTACTCAATTGATGCTATCCTAGAGAAAGCTTCTATCTTCGCATTATTTGCAGCCTTATGTACTTTCTTGTCCGTAACTTTTCATCTAAGTCTGCCATTCTTTCTTGTTCCTTTATTTTGTTCCATCGGCTCTATAGGGTTTATTATTCCAAATATTACTGCGAAGGCGCTAGAGTTTCAGCATGAGAGGGCCGCTGTTGCATCAGCAATGATGGGAAGTATTCAGTTCTGTGTTTCATCTCTTGGGTCAGTTCTTGTTACTGTGTTTGCAAATGGAACTGCTTGGCCACTTGTTACGACTTTACTAGTCTTTAATAGTTTAACTTTTCTTCTTTATTTCTTTGGTATTAAGTCTGAAGGTTAG
- a CDS encoding ATP-binding protein — protein MKYLDQLFEPVLIVNEKLEIVYYNHYFSTFSGLSPRKMKKISDVGNLFVSVDNKINITDQILEVTEKKRSVVSKEGQVKFFESEEVFNCVMKVNIISEDEILICINDLSIEKSIYDKYRKQVEELKVSYKQLVLADKLKSIGELSAGISHEISNPLTIASGSTEILEILLENQESLSSREDIVEAISNIQNSLLRINKITLNMKKFVHEGVQCKQFISVKSLIESSVTLVSSSFERQEVDLEVLSDMDISAYVDELAIEQVLVNLLKNALDSVVQSKSKIKKVSIYATTSDDNDTLIISVKDSGSGIAEEDVNFIFNPFFTTKEMGEGTGMGLSLSTQIVEEHQGELRLEANSSDGCIFSIELPSAELSNYLELETRVSNLDEVDDVKVLVIDEDYSNLNFYAKLNDESGGFFLLSRSIAKSEALISNINISKVIVGESLFLKENIDILLKKNKNLELYKCGDKSKNEKIKIKDTINTPLTRDDVLNKLDIVIGDIHEEEV, from the coding sequence ATGAAATATTTAGACCAACTTTTTGAACCTGTGTTAATCGTTAACGAGAAGCTAGAGATTGTTTACTATAATCATTACTTTTCAACCTTTTCGGGGCTTTCTCCTAGGAAAATGAAGAAAATTTCTGATGTGGGTAATCTATTTGTATCCGTTGATAATAAAATAAATATTACAGATCAAATTTTAGAGGTCACAGAGAAGAAGCGCTCTGTCGTGAGTAAAGAAGGGCAAGTAAAGTTCTTTGAATCTGAAGAGGTTTTTAATTGTGTAATGAAGGTAAATATTATTTCTGAAGATGAAATACTTATTTGTATAAATGACTTATCAATTGAGAAATCAATTTATGATAAGTATAGAAAACAAGTGGAAGAGTTGAAGGTTTCTTATAAACAACTTGTTCTAGCGGATAAGCTTAAAAGTATAGGAGAGTTATCAGCAGGTATTTCCCATGAAATAAGTAATCCACTAACAATTGCTTCTGGTAGTACTGAAATTTTAGAAATTCTTCTTGAAAATCAAGAATCTCTAAGCTCAAGGGAAGATATAGTCGAAGCGATTTCCAACATTCAAAACTCTCTTCTTAGAATTAATAAAATTACTTTAAATATGAAGAAGTTTGTTCATGAAGGTGTTCAGTGTAAGCAATTTATCTCTGTGAAGAGTTTGATAGAGTCATCTGTAACACTTGTATCATCTTCTTTTGAAAGACAAGAAGTTGATCTAGAAGTTCTTTCTGATATGGATATTTCCGCATATGTTGACGAATTGGCCATTGAGCAAGTTCTGGTTAATCTTTTAAAAAACGCCCTTGATTCTGTTGTACAATCTAAAAGTAAGATTAAGAAAGTTTCAATTTATGCTACTACGTCTGACGACAACGATACTTTAATTATTTCAGTGAAAGATTCTGGAAGTGGTATTGCTGAGGAAGATGTTAACTTTATATTTAATCCATTCTTTACAACGAAGGAAATGGGGGAAGGGACAGGTATGGGTCTTTCTTTATCGACTCAAATTGTAGAGGAACATCAGGGAGAATTAAGACTTGAAGCCAATTCATCTGATGGTTGTATCTTTTCAATTGAGCTTCCTTCTGCAGAATTGAGTAATTATCTTGAATTAGAGACTCGAGTTTCAAATTTAGATGAAGTTGATGATGTGAAAGTACTTGTAATTGATGAGGACTATAGTAACTTAAACTTCTATGCAAAACTTAACGATGAGAGTGGCGGATTCTTCCTCTTATCAAGAAGTATTGCAAAGTCTGAAGCACTAATTTCAAATATCAATATTTCTAAAGTTATTGTTGGGGAATCTCTTTTCTTGAAGGAGAATATAGATATTCTACTGAAGAAAAATAAGAATTTAGAGTTATATAAGTGTGGAGATAAATCTAAGAATGAGAAAATAAAAATTAAAGATACTATTAATACTCCTCTGACGAGAGATGATGTTTTAAATAAGCTTGATATTGTAATTGGAGATATTCATGAAGAAGAAGTTTAA